In Vitis vinifera cultivar Pinot Noir 40024 chromosome 4, ASM3070453v1, the genomic window GCAATAACTTTACTACCTTTCTTGAATTTTCTCATTAGATAAAGGGGTTCCATGAGAGTTTAGcgaataagagagagagaggagacaAAGTGAATCAAATTTGTgtctatcaaattttttatttagtgtCATATTATCCTTCATACGGGCATCTAATCAAGATGTCGGTACACGTTTCATTGTGAGGACAATGGACCATGTAACTCATAGGTGGTTTGGTTGCACTCCATGGGCCTTCAGAAACATAAAAGGGCATTTTTTTTGGGATTCCAAGGCTAGAACATGAAACATTCAAGATAAATTTTAAGCACTTTTTGTGATTCCTCTCTTTACATCAATCtctatgagaaaaataaaaataaaagcaaatgcAAAAGTGCAATATtgtcattttcttcttccttttcctaCTCAAACTCCTAATTGTGAttcctccttttctttttccaatttcCCTTTTTTACATCTTCTTGATCatcttttctcccttttcaattattttttttcttaattcaacTAAAAATTTAACTAGGGAGAGAGGGAGGCAGCCATTGCATGACCTCTAATCACTGCCAAGATTAGTGGCATGCCATagctgtttctttctttttttagttaaataaaagttatatattcaaaatgaaaatgaaaaggagaagaagaaaaaggaaggaaaaagaaaggagaaataaaaagagttaggaGTGGtaatggaagaagaagaaaaagttaGGATTTGAATAGATGATTTACAAGGGTGAAGAAAAAAGGtagttttgtattttttatatttataatttatttttttaaaaataaggtgaatatatttaataattgctcgatattcaataaaatcataGAAGGACATTTTATGTTGTATAAATCTTTTTCatgttcaaaattttttataagttgGAATTAAGAACTTATAAAGTTTATGAATTATAATGAGAAATTATGCATAGAGTTCatttaacaattattttaataagtgcttttactttaaaaaaatgtttttaaaaaacaaattaggtgttgaataaaattttaaaaaatacttttaaaaatctaaaaaaaaaatcatatataatatttttttaaaaacaaacaaacttataatgtattttaaagaaacatttgataaataattttttttaaaatacattttaaaaaaacatatccaATTAAAACACTtcgaataaaaatattaataaacacGTCCTCGATAAATTTTGCTAActtattgaaatttatatttcatgAATTATAGATGGTACCTTTTGTCTATTACAGATTTTAAGTTAttgcttaattttattaaaattaaaaaatatgaatcgAGTCCAAAGGTCAACGCCAACATCAAAGAGCCCGAGGCCCGGCTCCACTCCCTTTCGTCGATCCGGAAAGCCCTACTTAACCCGAATCTTTGGGCCGTGGGGCGCCCAAATTTCACCTGTACTTTTTTCCAGGCAAGCATACCCCACGTGTCCATTTTGAAACCCTAAGGACAAATTCTTTTGAAGCGGGTGGAGATTTTTGTCGCCACCCTGTGCTTTCATCTTAGTTGTTGATTTTGTGGTGAGGGAGAGTGTAGAGCTGAGCGGCACAGCCACTAGGATTTACCCACGGCCGCCATCTTCTCAATCCCGCTGGACAGCCACTAGCTGCATACCATATAGCCATCTTCTCAACGCCAAAGTAAGCTACTTCACCGGCGCTGCCAGTCTCACCACCTTGTTTCAGGGAatcttagagagagagagagagagagaatggcGATAAGATGTACGGATTTCGGGGTGAAAAGTTGGTTTGCTTCCAACCCTAGAAATTATGCTTCGATAAATGTTAGGATTTTCACCATCAGATGCTCCTCAGGTGCCGCTGCCACCGCCGTCGGTACCACTCTAATTTTCTCATCtcccttcttctttttgtttattccaatggttaaattttcttttttcatgatTGAATGACGATGTTTTGCTCCCGAGGAAATTGGAGGAAACAAATTTCAGtgccatatttattttttgatttgaaaaatagGCCtcactttcttctttcttttccaaatttctGTTTGTTTGGTTCTTTTGTTTATATGCATCTTGATAACTTCATTTACAGATTTTAGTATATTGTTGAGATTGAAGAGTTAGTTCATTGAGTTGAAAATTCACTGAGTAATAGTTCTTGTAGAAAACAAATCAATTTGAGGGTTTGAGATTTGTGTATATACAAGCAAATTAGAGTGATGCCAGCATGTTGTAGTGATGGACATTTCTAAACATGCATTATTTAGTGAACAATACAACAACATGAATTGTGGTCAATCTGGCATGTAAATAGAACAAGTTGCTGGTAATTGAACAGTCCAGATTGGGGGCACTTAGATTGTTGTATAAAATCAAGGAAATATTAGTCTCCTGGACTTCAGAATATATGCTTTtatatctatcaaaaaaaaaaaagaatatatgcTTTTATGATTGCATGATAGAATTACTAAAAGAGGAATGAAATGTTGCAAAGAAGGCAGGGAATGCCTCAATAAGAGAAGCCTACAAGGAACTCctagaaggaaaaataataattttttttaaaaaaaggaaacaaaattagaaaaatagcCTCTTATACCCTCTATCTTGTGGATAAAGGGGCACTGCTTCTTATATACATTTTGGTGATCTGACATACCCAAATCTTCCATCCATGTACCATACAAGCCCCTCTGTTTTGAACTGTAGAAGAAATTTGGGGGTGATTCTCTATCAGAATCTGAACATGCTCTTCATCACTTTTGAGGTTAAATTTTGTTTGTGATATTCATATCGCATGTAAGTTTATTTGTTtgtgtggaaaagaaaatatatatggGTTCTTTCCTTGTGTATGCTGCTGCTATAGTGAAGGAAACTAGGACAATTTCCATACTCCTATATTGGCTTTGGCACTTCTATCCTTTATTTGTAGGAAGGTCTAGGATAATTGTTTAATCTaactatttctttccttctgcATTGCATGGTTTTGGTTTTAGCGATCTTAATGCTTGCAACAGTTTGATTTCAGATAATAcggacacaaaaaaaaaaaagtactgcTTAAAGATCaccttatttttcaattttcactcCCTTTCTAACGCATTATTGTTTAGAAACATACATATGTAGTTTGAATTGATAGTCTTTTTGTTGAACCTTAGGTTTGGGTGAAAGACCCTGGAAAACATCCGATGCTAGACTTGTTCTTGAAGATGGCTCAGTCTGGAAGGCAAAGTCATTTGGTGCTTCAGGAACTCAAGTTGGAGAAGTGGTTTTCAATACATCTTTAACAGGGTTAGATGAcgttaaatttcttttaattagaAAGTGGAGCTAGACCTCTTGTTTCTGAAGGATAAAACATAATAGGATAAGAATTGCTTTCTCATTAATTATGTTTCTTAAGCATCTGGTTATCTCTACTAGCTACTTCCCAAAAAGTTTGGTTATCCTACATATTCCATTTTCTAGATTCAGGATTCTCAATTTTCCACTGCTTATCCATGCATTGACGTGTAGTGTTGAATCTGTTGATAGGAAATACTCTCTCTTTGacaatagaagatattataactccactaatgaaaaatattatggtTGCTACAGTAATATTCCTATATAAGCCagatcaacaattttttggtggTTTGGTTTGATTAAAATTTGTGTCATTTATAAAGTTATATGAAGACCTATATGTATGTATTGATTTTACATGATTCTAGCTATAGTCCTGCAGACAAACCTCTCTGACTTGAGGAGTTGGTATAGGAGTGTCACAAATTGTCATGAACGTGAGGTTCTCCACATGTCAAGTTCTTGAAATTTGGACATGAGCACATGGTTAAGTGAAATATTGTTGGGCTTAAGATGGGACTCTTAACACTTCCAGGCCATCAATGCATCATAAATTATGGGAAAATGAAGATAGAAAGTAACTTTATAGGGAATATTGTGATAGAACTGTATGAAATGGAGGACCCTTTGCAAATGTCACAGACAAATAAGGATAGATTGTTTACATGTCTATGCTTGTCCAAATTGGTATTATACTAGATTCGCACCCTATGCTGCTGAAGTGTGTATATGTTTATTATTGTTAGAGGGGTGTAACTAAAATGGCCAGAAAATTCAAGGGCTGGAAATTATTAGGCATTACAATAATTCAAACTCTGGGACACAAAACATTGGAAATAATTGtgacaaaatccaaaaatagattgaagaatgaaaaaataaatccttATTAACAAATAAGATAGATGGCTTTCATTCTTAATTGTTCTGACTGGTTCAGGAAGCGAGCAATTAAGAAGCTTTTCTCAGTAAGGATAGTGGTAGCTAATCTGATAATTATCGGATTGTGGGTGAAATGTTCCAGTTTCCGTCACTTGATGAAAAGGCTGGTTGCATTACTGGAAGAAAAAGGTCAAGAATAGTTTAGGAAATTCTTAAAATGATCTGAGAATTCTCAAGCTGTTTGAAAACCAAGTGACTCTGACATTCATTTTCTTCAGGATAAATGTTCAATTTCCTAATGTTAAGGTGCATGTGAAAAGTTAAAACATAAACTAGATAAACTTGATGATGCAATGGagttgatttttattgattggcaataaaactaaatatattgaAGAAAGTGCTTTGGGGCTCCTTTGATTTCTATTTAACATATAAACTTCTTAACTAAGACTAGCTTAATTAAAACTCCTATACGTGTCGGcataattttacaattttaaactAAATTAGAGTAATTTATGTATACTGTGACTGATGAGCTCTACTAGTTTATGTCAAGCTGTGCAACTCCATAGTTGTGTTCTCATGATTAAAGTCACATTGAGCCCTATAGAAATTAatatagcctttgttttctggGTGGATGATGCATTGCAGTTCTGCTGAATCTTGTTGTATCtcccattttaattattttaaaatgaaggTTGATGTTATacattcaatttattttaacacTGCTGGAAAATCATTTACCAACATGAATTTGTAAGTTACTTGTAAAGATGGGAATTAAAAATGGGTTACTAAACTTTACTCATCAGAAACAAAAGCATTCCGATCTTAGAAAAGGAAATATAGTGGCTCTGCTTATCTGCAAAGTTAAAATGACCTGATTGAGGAGTTGATATTTTGTTCATGATCCATATATGGAAGTTGATATGTGGTTGTCATATTGCAGATATCAGGAAATTCTTACAGACCCTAGTTATGCTGGTCAGTTCGTCTTAATGACAAATCCACATATTGGCAACACGGGGGTAAATTTTGGTAGGGGAATTTCTTAATTCTAATATTTGCAACCTTGTGTTGGTAAactatttaaaactaaatacaGATCGCTTCCCTGCCCAGATGACGAAGAATCAAGTCAATGCTTTCTTGCTGGTTTAGTGATCAGAAGTCTAAGTATCGGGTACACTGGTTTCTATCCATGATCATCCTGCTTcttggtttttcatttttgaacatTGCTAATACATTCCAAATAATGTTCTGCAGTACTTCAAATTGGAGATGTGCAGAGACACTTGGTGACTATTTAGCAGAAAGGAACATTATGGGCATATGTAAGCTATATTCTGCTCTGTATCATCAATTTTGTAGATTGTCATACCTCATTTGAAATAAATTCTCATGTCACATTTAACCTCCCATTGCTTTTTATGTTATACAATAGATGATGTCGATACCCGGGCCATTACCCGTAGATTAAGACAAGATGGAAGCCTTATAGGTGTACTGAGCACAGAAGACTCTAAAACAGATGAGGAACTACTGAAAATTTCTTGCTCATGGGACATTGTGGGTAAGCATTTGATATATTTGGTATAAGGGGTTTGGGAATTTTGTACAGAATTTAACCCTTAATTTTCGTGGCTCATTTTTTCAGGTGTTGATTTAATAAGTGGTGTTTCATGCAATTCTCCATATGAGTGGGTTGATAAAACAGGCTCAGAATGGGATTTTAACTCTAATGAGACAGCTGGAGAAACTTTTCGTGTTAGTATTACTC contains:
- the LOC100255702 gene encoding anthranilate synthase 02 (The RefSeq protein has 1 substitution compared to this genomic sequence), producing the protein MAIRCTDFGVKSWFASNPRNYASINVRIFTIRCSSGAAATAVGLGERPWKTSDARLVLEDGSVWKAKSFGASGTQVGEVVFNTSLTGYQEILTDPSYAGQFVLVTNPHIGNTGVNFDDEESSQCFLAGLVIRSLSIGTSNWRCAETLGDYLAERNIMGIYDVDTRAITRRLRQDGSLIGVLSTEDSKTDEELLKISCSWDIVGVDLISGVSCNSPYEWVDKTGSEWDFNSNETAGETFRVIAYDFGIKHNILRRLASYGCKITVVPSTWPASETLKMKPDGVLFSNGPGDPSAVPYAVETVKEILGKVPVFGICMGHQLLGQALGGKTFKMKFGHHGGNHPVRNLRSGRVEISAQNHNYAVDPASLPEGVEVTHVNLNDGSCAGLAYPALNIMSLQYHPEASPGPHDSDPAFREFIQLMKQVKQNA